CCATGAACATTGCAACTGTTCGTTTCTTCATTCCAGCTTCGGTTGACATGATGATGGTAAGAGTAcagtatctcgtcttgcgattGTTGGAAATAGTGTAACCTTTACACGGGCAAACTCTTGCTATTACAAAAGAACCAAAACTAGaaggtaaataaaacaaagtatATACAATAAAAGGAACAAGATGCAAACTATTGTCTTCTTCAAGTCGAGTTGAGGTATCCCTCTCTttgcaagacgagatacgccccggctagtgctcacgAATTGGCGCAACGCccccaaagatgaaacgactTTCCTCCTATCGAgttgaagcacctcaaactcgTAGGCTCCGGCAAACTTGAATTGGAGGCGAGAACCGAGCTATGCAATGCTCCTAAGATGCGAACTAGAATGCTTGATAGCTtagagaaaagagaaagatTGTTGGTGTGTTCTCATCTCCCAAAACTCCATCTATTTATAGGATATGGGAGGACACCTCAAAGGTCTAAGCATTAAGACAACTCATAATGCATTTGGAGGTTACACAAGATGAAAGACCAAAGGCCTAGCCTTTTCAAATCCACATGTGTTCTAACAAAAGGttactatatagtactacaaaatAGCAACAAAATTCTAGTATCTCACAAGTGCAATCATAATGCCATGTTTATGCACTATTTGATTTTGAGGAGCGTGAGGCAAAATCACCATAGATAAAAGCACAGTTCATTTTATGCACCATTATAATGTTTCATATTCTTGCATGTATATATCATTGATCCTACATTTCTTGATTAGAtcatattccctccgtcccgcttaagatgacacgttttcctttttagtttgttccaactaagatgacacatttccttttttggaaactttctctctccaattaatacacccaaccacttttttccacccctattaaaatattcatctttctttctttctctattttaatacttccacccactttttctctctccaattaaacacattaaccaattactcctaaaatcccgtgccggctaaggaatgtgtcatcttagccgggacggaggaagtagttcTATTAAAATGATATGTCATGACCAATTGAATTAAGTacacttaattaaattgaacaaaTCCCCccttattttaatgtataaaaaattcaaattagttAACTTGATTAGCAGTCCCTACTCATACAAGAACTACATAACTCATTAAATATAGTTTGCATAATtgaatacaaatataaatatgcaagCTAAAATAGCTAGCTAGGTTAGAATGTAGGGATAAACTCAGTTATTTCTCTATATGAAGATAGAGTAGCGAAGAATGTATgaaacacaacacaacaatgAGTTTGAAAGTTGCATATTTGTGGATTCTGATGACGGTTGCTTCGTTGGCATTGGAAGCAAATGGTGGTGCTACAAAATACACAGCAATGTACGTATTTGGAGAGTCAATGTCGGATGTAGGAAACAACAAGTATTTCATCGACACTTTAGCAAAAGCCGATTACCTTCCTTTTGGTATAGATTTTAGTGGAGGGCCCACTGGTAGACTCTGCAATGGCAAAATCCTCGTTGACATCATTGGTAAAGAAATATCAGTCCAATTCTTTCTTTACAACGATGTCTGATTCagatatataaataagtcAATAACTAACAAACATCGCATGTATACATGCAGCGGAGATGGTGGGACTTCCTCTTCTTCCATCATATGCTGATGTTATTGTCAAAGGAGACAACACTCTATTTGGAGTAAATTATGCCTCAGCAGGTGCAGGAATTCTTCGCGACACGGGATATCTATTAGTACTTTACCTTCATCACTACatgcttatatttttattgccTAAACACTTGGATAACGTATAAGGTCTTGAGGCATTGCTGTAAGGTCTATACTTCAGCCAAGATTACAAGTAATACAACCAAGAAACTGATCTAGCTGTTAAACTACTAGATCTATAGTCTTCAACTCCTTCTATTGTACCTGAAACACTTAACACATGGATCAAAAACGTTCACCTCAACAATAGACAATAGAAGAACTAAGAAACAACCAAAGAAGATAAACTAGATCAAGAACAATTTATAGGCTCAAGTTGCACCAGGTACAACTGCACAGGTCTACAAATCCGACCCTCAATTCCTTAGTCACGAATTGATTTGCCCCTCAATGGAGAAACCCTAGCAGATAACCAATCTACTCCACCGTATCCACTGAAACCCTAGATCCAGCAATCACCTCGTTGCAGAGACAATCGAAGGTAAAGCCACAGCCAAACACCAGTCACCCAATCCTCTGGAACCATAAGAAACCGCTTCACACACAGACAGATTTGTCTGACCAGAGAAACCAGAGGTTTCCCCAACACTCAACTTACTCACTCACCAGTGTATACACACatagaggaggaagaagagagatCACACTCTCAAGCCTACAGCATAGAGAGAACACCGGAGGAGAAGGGAACAGAAAACCCTAGTTTTTCCACACTCACAAccgagagagaaaagagagaggcAGAGTCAAAAGTGAGGCGGAAGAGAGAAGGTTCTAGTGTATAAAAGACACAGCCCCAACTCACCACCACATTCTGCCACATGTAGGGCATCACTGGAGATTGGGCTCAAACCCAACAAAGTATGGGCCGGTTACTGGTGGAGCAGATTGGGCCTATAAGGGCCATACTATTACAATTGCATTTTGTAAGTTCTTGAAATATCGTAGTATAAGTTATCTGAAGTAGTAACATGACGAACAGGGAACGTCATCCCTTTAAGAACAGATTAACAACCTGAGGAAAACGGTGGGTCAGCTGAGAGGGCAACTGCATGGGAATGAAGTTAGCGAGTATTTGGCAAATGCATTGGTGTTTGTGGATATTGAGCAAATGACTACCTCAACAACTACTTCCGACGTAAATATTACCCAAGTAGCCACATCTACAATCTTGAGCAATTCAATGATCTCCTTATAAACCTCTATAGAAAGCATATATTGGTAACCAGATTTGAATATGTTTAACGATTTGTCTTACTAATTAGTTATGGATACCAATTGGAAATTGTTAGTGAATGCAGGAAATCCACGGATTAGGGCTAAAGAAGTTCTTGATATTAGAGGCACCACCTATAGGTTGTGGCCCTATAAGAGTTCGCAACATGAAGTGTAACGCCACATTAAATCACGCGGTAGTAATGTTCAATACGCGGTTAAAATCTGTTGTGCATGACCTCGGGTCGAACTACCCTGGATCTGCATTCACTTATGCCCCATCGTCTCAACTGTTTCAAAGCTTGTTCGACACTGCTGAGGCCTACGGTAATTCTAGATTGATGGcttggtttaattttttttttttattgtggcATTAATTAACATATGATGCAGGATTCAAGGTGAAGGACAAAGCTTGTTGTGGGGTCGGTGATGGTTGAAAAGAACAAAGTCTTATGTGTTTTAGAAATACAATACCATGTCCGTATAGAAATGAGTATTTGTACTGGGATGGTGCTTATCCTACTGAGGCTGCCACTCGAATTCTTGCTGCCTACATTCACAACGCTACCTACTTCTAATAATAGAGTGGTCGATCGAAATAAAATGTTACCAAGTTGGTTAATTGGTTTAGTTATGTTTTTGTTACCAAGTTGGAGTGTTATTGGGAGTGAATGCGTTGGGTCCATCGCACGTGTCTATGTTGACGTAGTGCATAATAATTAAGTGAGTATTCCATAAgatgaaaaatgtgaattatCAACTCTGATGTTGTTTTACTTTGATTAATATATTTCTGTAACTTATTTGAATATGATTGTCAtgacattatttatattaattagatcATATCCTATATAAGAACTAGGGACTTTTATACATTATAACTtgttagtaattaaaatttgttattggTATTTACACAATATAACATGGTAATTTATTCGGTTTATTGTGGTCAATTTTGTCAAACTATCAGTTAATCTTAATTACAAactattttatcaaacaaatactaacttaacaagttttttttatctctcacACAAAAAATGTAGCTATGATATTCATTGGGGCTAACCAAGAAACCAGAATAAATAAACCAAATTACTACGTAACATGgtattttttcaacaaggcTAAGCATACTTCTAAAGTTTTAcgagtactactatttacttTTAGTTGCTAGACTCTCTCTGCTCATATGAAATAGGAGAATCATTGTCAGCCATGGATGATTCAACCTCAGCCAAAATCAGACCACAACCTGATCTCAAATATCCCGATCTTTCTACTATATCTTGGCTTGAAGCAACCACTGTAATTAATACAAACGTGACACATAAATGATTGAATGATAAAGAACAATGCATATAGATTTTAATACAATAATCGAGAGATAAGTAGTTTTATTGGAtagaagtaattttaaattaaaaatatgcattcaAATTTAgaagaattaatattttattagaaattcataaataagTGATCACGGATATGGAGAAACACTcctttaaattaaaaactatttctattttattatgtcccttaaaattatgaaatttctgtttttaaaaactttttttaatatctaatGATGTTGTAGTGTGACATATTCTCCACTAAACAAAgcttcaatcattttttctttctctcttcttttattaattgtgcaaCAAAACTCGTacccatttaaaaaaattatgtttaagagacgaagagagtaaaatattaagttaaatgatgtattagaataaaaaactaattgaGGATTAGATCGATGGAGATTATGTGCAAACTAATTACAATGTTGTACTTAGAAATTTTATCCTAAAGGTGAGGAGATTGAAATTATAGTGGGTGCAAACTTTATACtcttacaaaaattaaaatttggacAATTTGGTGACAATTAAGCGTTCCGCCATTGATTGAAAAATGGAAAGcaaaaaaggtaaattaaaagaagaatgcaaaattgatgaaaaagaaTTTCACATCGGTTGCCTGGCATGTGGGGTTTAGTTTTTTAAACTTGACTTATTTTAGTATCATAAAGAATTAGATAAAATTCTTATTATAATATACAAAAAGAGTAGAATTAGATAAGAGTAGCAGACCCTACTCATAACTACCAAGCGGCGTACGAGGCAGCGAACTACAATGCATTTAACACagtttgaataattgaatacAACTACAATTATGCAAACTTTACGCTGTATATTCTCATTTTATAGTAGCTATATTATTCTAGGTTAAAAAGTCGAGGAAAAGTTAGTTAACACTTAACACTATATAAAGACACACTTGCTAGGAATGGATGAAACACACACAACAATGATGATGAGAATTGCATTTTTGTGGATTTTGATCATTGCTGCTTCTTTGGCATTGGAAGCAAATGGTGATGCTACAAAAAAGTATACGGCAATGTACGTATTTGGAGATTCACTAACGGACGCAGGAAACAACAAGTATTTCATCGACAGTAAAGCAAAAGCCGACTACCTTCCTTATGGTATAGATTTTAGTGGAGGGCCTACTGGAAGATTCTCCAATGGCAAAATCCTTGTAGACTTCATTGGTATGGACACATCAATCTAGTACTATgatttatttctcattttcatatatacatAATTGTATGGTATTGTAATGCAAGTATGCATGCATGCAGCGGAGATGGTGGGACTTCCTCTTCTTCCATCATATGCAGATGTTGTTGCAAAAGGAGACAGCATTCTATTTGGAGTAAATTATGCCTCAGCTGGTTCAGGAATTCTTCGCGACACAGGATATCTATTTGTACTTTCTTTTCATCACTATGTGCTTATAATTACGCTCTTGAGGCGTTGCATTTTTTAAGCTCTTGAAATATCGAATAAGTTATCTAAGGTAGTAACATGACGAACAGGTCCGCGTCATCCCTTTCGAAGAACAGATTAACAATCTGAGGAAAACGGTGGGTCAGCTGAGAGTGCAACTGCATGGAAATGAAGTGAGCAGGTATTTGGCAAATGCATTGGTTTTTGTGGATATGGGAGCGAATGACTACCTCAACAACTACTTCCGAGCTAAATATTACTTAAGCAGCCACATCTACAATCTTGAGCAATTCGCTGATCTCCTGGCAAATCTCTATAGAAAGCATATATTGGTAACCGCATTTGATATGTTGAATGGTTTATATTACTAATTAGTTCCAGTTACCAATTGCAAACTTTTTGGTAAATGCAGGAAATCCAAAGATTAGGGCTGAGGAAGTTCTTGATATTAGAGGCTTCACCTATTGGTTGCAATCCTATAAGAGTTCACAACATGAAGTGTAACGCCACCTTGAATCACGCGATAGCAATGTTCAATACGCGGCTGAAATCTGTTGTGCATGACCTCAGGTCAAACCACCCTGGATCTGCATTCACTTACGTCCCAACGTCTCAACTATTTCAAAGCTTGTTTGACAATGCTGAGGCCTACGGTAATTCAAGATTAATGGTTTggtttaaataatttttttttttatt
The genomic region above belongs to Salvia hispanica cultivar TCC Black 2014 chromosome 3, UniMelb_Shisp_WGS_1.0, whole genome shotgun sequence and contains:
- the LOC125209390 gene encoding GDSL esterase/lipase 7-like, which produces MSLKVAYLWILMTVASLALEANGGATKYTAMYVFGESMSDVGNNKYFIDTLAKADYLPFGIDFSGGPTGRLCNGKILVDIIAEMVGLPLLPSYADVIVKGDNTLFGVNYASAGAGILRDTGYLLEIHGLGLKKFLILEAPPIGCGPIRVRNMKCNATLNHAVVMFNTRLKSVVHDLGSNYPGSAFTYAPSSQLFQSLFDTAEAYGFKVKDKACCGVGDG
- the LOC125209391 gene encoding GDSL esterase/lipase At5g08460-like, producing the protein MMMRIAFLWILIIAASLALEANGDATKKYTAMYVFGDSLTDAGNNKYFIDSKAKADYLPYGIDFSGGPTGRFSNGKILVDFIAEMVGLPLLPSYADVVAKGDSILFGVNYASAGSGILRDTGYLFVRVIPFEEQINNLRKTVGQLRVQLHGNEVSRYLANALVFVDMGANDYLNNYFRAKYYLSSHIYNLEQFADLLANLYRKHILEIQRLGLRKFLILEASPIGCNPIRVHNMKCNATLNHAIAMFNTRLKSVVHDLRSNHPGSAFTYVPTSQLFQSLFDNAEAYGFKVKDSGCCGGREGSNGTKPMCFKNTVPCRNRNEYLFWDGAHPTEAGNRILAALIHNTTSFYL